From the genome of Ignavibacteriales bacterium, one region includes:
- a CDS encoding efflux RND transporter periplasmic adaptor subunit, which produces MKIKLWVSITIVILVILAFLWIILPAKSDQKKDGDEANINYDKLDEVVFDVRAKPVVIGDLILYINANGIVRATEELELTSNISGIINTLNIFEGKDVNKGDLLIGLDDREYELALNDTRVKVTDSRVEYGFLEREAPTDTTNNSKVREIMEQIKKLDKDYKDGKIDELKYNASKDDLDMKLIFSGAKREEVIQNKSGLTTAINAYKRAKLNYEYTKILAPFNGVVGDFDLVNGQRINAGQKLCKLFNTSTLRVDVGVLENDVTKIKVGNIAKVEVPSVTGEAFSGRVLNVSPYIDKETKTCKVTIQIQNSSNKLKPGMFVKVFIESNNLQNRILIPKEALLVRDKRPLVFVVEGDLAKWKYVQIGEQNDEFIEVKEGVDKGENVIVEGQYTLAHDAKVRVIK; this is translated from the coding sequence ATGAAAATTAAATTATGGGTTTCTATAACTATCGTTATTTTGGTAATCCTTGCGTTTCTCTGGATAATCCTTCCGGCTAAATCAGATCAAAAGAAAGATGGAGATGAAGCAAACATAAACTACGATAAATTGGATGAAGTTGTTTTTGATGTGCGTGCAAAACCGGTAGTAATAGGTGATTTGATTCTCTATATAAACGCAAATGGTATTGTAAGAGCAACTGAAGAACTTGAATTAACTTCAAATATCAGCGGTATAATAAATACACTCAATATTTTTGAAGGCAAAGATGTTAATAAAGGGGATCTGCTAATTGGTCTTGACGACAGAGAATATGAATTGGCGTTAAACGATACCAGGGTGAAGGTGACAGATTCAAGAGTAGAATACGGATTTCTTGAGAGGGAAGCTCCGACAGACACAACAAACAATTCTAAAGTCCGCGAGATTATGGAACAGATTAAAAAATTAGACAAAGATTATAAGGACGGAAAGATAGATGAGTTAAAATACAACGCATCGAAAGATGACCTTGACATGAAACTAATATTCTCAGGAGCTAAAAGAGAAGAAGTAATTCAAAATAAAAGCGGGTTAACCACGGCTATAAATGCTTACAAGAGAGCAAAACTTAATTATGAATACACAAAAATATTAGCACCTTTCAATGGTGTTGTAGGTGATTTCGATTTGGTAAACGGGCAGCGGATTAATGCTGGACAGAAACTTTGTAAGCTATTCAATACCTCCACACTCAGAGTTGATGTTGGAGTTCTGGAAAATGATGTAACTAAAATTAAAGTCGGAAATATTGCAAAGGTAGAAGTACCATCCGTAACAGGCGAAGCGTTCAGCGGGCGCGTGTTAAATGTTAGTCCTTACATAGATAAAGAAACTAAAACTTGTAAAGTGACGATACAAATACAGAACAGTTCGAATAAATTAAAACCGGGCATGTTTGTTAAGGTATTCATCGAATCAAATAATCTTCAAAATAGAATTCTGATTCCTAAGGAAGCATTGCTTGTAAGGGATAAACGTCCTCTTGTTTTTGTTGTAGAAGGTGATCTTGCAAAGTGGAAATATGTTCAGATTGGCGAGCAGAATGATGAATTTATAGAAGTAAAAGAAGGTGTTGATAAAGGAGAGAATGTTATTGTAGAAGGGCAGTATACATTAGCTCACGATGCTAAAGTGAGGGTGATAAAATAA
- a CDS encoding efflux RND transporter permease subunit: MSITSTSIHRPITITVIFVAVTLLGIFSFSNLGIDLLPNVNIPHLIVQTTYTNASPEEVEKQITEPLESAVATVSGVKKVTSVSKEGVSIISVDFVWGTDMKFALLSLREKLDNMSFALPRETGRPTIIRSDPSSSPIMTLILSYRQEMRGERREVERKEEKTAGEISDSLYTQHSAFNIRYIDHDSPKEDIQRLIELKEAGRVLFKRRLEQIDGVAQAIITGGLEREILIQIDPVKLNSLNLTFDGVSSALNSANLNMSAGSIMKGLFRYSLRTLGEYKNVNEIEKTVVRKNNNGSSILVEDIGTVTENFKEREGLTRINGNEAIGILIYKQPDANTVSIAQSVRNTISSLRKNYPEYALLVVSDQSGFIENAISNVKQEIYYGGILAVIVLFFFLANLRHILIIGITIPASLVITILLLYLFKINFNIISLGGIAVGVGMLLDNAIIVIENNMRYRELGYSNRLAVIKGTEEVAMPVVASTLTTIAVFLPLIFVRGIVSELFRDESLAIAFSLFASIITALTLIPMLDSRESFRLISNPEKFTQGFLIIKRNEEKKFSRRLLFWILFPFKVCIKSFIYLLALIYIKIGGYLNKKLSFFFKRVDKFMEYLIEKYELLLEWSLGNKKTVLAVTLGLIVITVLAAMDMKKEFIPKGAQDEFILEFDYTAGTSLRGNAALTSKIESSILAIPHVSALVSNIGRVNEFDFMNKEQITVNKTNLIVKLDSYENYYDVQNYLRKILEKLKGIKYTFKDVKTSYSMLLNPSENDIAIKIKNKDLDKAFSKAEEILKKINETKIDGIKEIRIGLERGTPEYSITINREKCLAKGVSIALVANQIVNMVKGNVATYFSDFDKKIGINVRTSENNRNDITTLLQYYIQNGNNKIQIKDLVDYKFGYNYSEIWREDQSRMLYIYATLQNAKLDDVIKKINNAISTLPKSPEEIITVGGVNEEITNAFSALYIALIISVLLMYMVLASEFESILYPFIILFSVPLGLIGGILLLYVFGESISVISLMGLIILVGIADNDAVVKVEFIIRKREEGLSVHDAIVAAGKDRFRPIVMNSFTVMFGLIPMMIGIGAATQLRISLSLAVFGGLISSTFLTLTIIPVLYTYMEKYSRKKKNSTQI, translated from the coding sequence GTGTCAATAACCTCAACCAGTATCCACCGCCCTATTACAATAACTGTTATTTTTGTGGCAGTCACCCTGCTCGGTATCTTCTCCTTTTCCAATCTCGGAATCGATCTTCTCCCAAACGTTAATATTCCTCATTTAATAGTTCAAACAACATACACAAACGCTTCACCTGAAGAAGTAGAAAAACAAATTACCGAACCTCTTGAATCAGCAGTTGCAACTGTATCCGGTGTGAAAAAAGTAACATCTGTTTCTAAAGAAGGTGTTTCAATTATTTCTGTGGATTTTGTCTGGGGAACGGATATGAAGTTTGCTCTTCTTTCATTAAGAGAGAAACTTGATAACATGAGTTTTGCTTTACCTCGAGAGACTGGCAGACCGACAATCATTCGCTCGGATCCTTCGTCCAGCCCGATAATGACGTTGATTCTTTCGTATCGTCAAGAGATGAGAGGCGAGAGACGAGAGGTTGAAAGGAAAGAAGAAAAGACTGCCGGAGAAATTTCAGATTCACTCTACACTCAACATTCAGCATTCAACATTAGATACATCGATCACGATTCTCCGAAGGAAGATATACAACGGCTGATTGAACTTAAGGAAGCTGGAAGAGTTTTATTCAAACGGCGGCTGGAACAGATTGATGGAGTTGCACAAGCAATAATAACTGGTGGACTTGAACGGGAAATTTTAATACAAATTGATCCGGTAAAATTAAATTCTCTCAATCTTACATTTGATGGAGTGTCCTCAGCGCTTAACTCCGCAAATCTTAACATGTCCGCTGGTTCAATAATGAAAGGATTATTCCGCTATTCATTAAGAACTTTAGGTGAATATAAAAATGTAAATGAGATTGAAAAAACGGTTGTTAGGAAAAATAATAACGGCAGTTCAATTCTTGTTGAAGATATTGGGACTGTAACAGAGAATTTCAAAGAGAGGGAAGGTCTAACCCGTATCAACGGTAATGAAGCGATCGGAATCCTTATCTACAAACAGCCAGATGCAAATACCGTTTCAATCGCTCAATCGGTAAGGAATACAATCTCCTCGCTAAGGAAGAACTATCCCGAGTATGCTCTTCTTGTAGTTTCGGATCAATCCGGTTTTATTGAAAATGCAATATCAAACGTAAAACAGGAGATTTATTACGGCGGAATATTAGCAGTAATAGTTCTCTTCTTCTTTCTTGCTAACCTAAGACATATCTTAATAATTGGAATTACTATTCCCGCATCATTGGTGATAACTATACTTCTCCTTTACCTGTTTAAAATAAATTTTAATATTATTTCTCTTGGCGGAATAGCGGTGGGTGTTGGAATGCTTCTCGATAATGCTATCATTGTTATCGAGAATAATATGCGTTATAGAGAGCTCGGATATTCCAACCGGCTGGCAGTAATAAAAGGAACTGAAGAAGTTGCAATGCCTGTAGTTGCATCCACATTAACAACAATCGCTGTATTTCTTCCGCTGATATTTGTCCGTGGAATAGTAAGCGAACTTTTCAGAGACGAATCCCTGGCAATAGCATTCTCTCTTTTTGCATCTATAATTACGGCACTCACATTAATACCGATGCTGGATTCCCGTGAAAGTTTTAGACTGATCAGCAATCCCGAAAAATTCACTCAAGGCTTTCTAATAATTAAAAGAAATGAAGAAAAGAAATTCTCCAGACGTTTATTATTCTGGATACTATTTCCGTTTAAAGTCTGCATAAAGTCTTTCATCTATCTTCTTGCTTTAATCTATATAAAGATCGGCGGATACCTGAATAAGAAGCTCTCTTTTTTCTTTAAGAGAGTTGATAAGTTTATGGAATACCTTATTGAAAAATATGAACTGCTTCTCGAGTGGTCGCTTGGAAACAAAAAAACCGTTCTCGCAGTTACACTCGGTTTAATTGTAATTACTGTTCTTGCCGCAATGGATATGAAGAAAGAATTTATTCCAAAGGGAGCGCAGGATGAGTTCATACTTGAATTCGATTATACCGCAGGAACTTCCTTGAGGGGAAACGCGGCACTCACTTCTAAAATTGAAAGCTCGATTCTCGCAATCCCTCATGTAAGTGCTCTCGTTTCAAATATCGGGAGAGTAAATGAATTTGATTTTATGAATAAAGAACAGATTACGGTTAATAAAACAAATCTTATTGTCAAATTGGATTCCTATGAAAACTATTATGATGTGCAGAATTATCTAAGAAAGATTCTTGAAAAACTGAAAGGAATTAAATATACTTTCAAAGATGTAAAAACTTCCTACTCCATGCTGCTTAACCCGTCCGAAAACGACATAGCGATAAAGATAAAAAACAAAGATCTTGATAAAGCTTTTTCAAAAGCTGAAGAGATACTGAAAAAAATAAATGAAACAAAAATTGATGGAATAAAAGAGATCAGAATTGGTCTGGAAAGAGGAACACCGGAATACTCTATTACAATTAACCGTGAAAAGTGTCTTGCAAAAGGTGTAAGTATTGCTTTGGTGGCGAATCAGATTGTCAATATGGTTAAAGGAAATGTTGCTACATATTTCTCCGATTTTGATAAAAAGATCGGTATAAACGTTAGAACTTCGGAAAATAATAGAAACGATATTACAACACTTCTTCAATATTATATCCAAAACGGTAATAATAAAATTCAGATAAAAGATTTGGTTGATTATAAATTCGGTTATAACTACAGCGAGATATGGAGGGAAGATCAATCCAGAATGCTCTATATTTATGCTACACTACAAAATGCAAAGCTGGATGATGTGATTAAGAAAATCAATAACGCAATTTCCACTCTTCCAAAATCACCGGAAGAGATAATAACTGTCGGTGGTGTGAATGAAGAGATTACGAATGCTTTTTCAGCACTTTATATTGCTCTTATAATCTCAGTTTTATTGATGTATATGGTACTTGCCTCGGAATTTGAATCTATTCTCTACCCGTTTATTATTTTGTTCTCGGTTCCGCTTGGACTTATTGGAGGCATTTTACTTCTATATGTATTCGGTGAAAGTATTAGCGTTATCTCTTTAATGGGTTTAATTATCCTTGTTGGTATTGCTGATAATGATGCTGTTGTAAAAGTTGAGTTTATAATCAGAAAAAGAGAAGAAGGACTTTCGGTTCATGACGCGATTGTAGCTGCAGGCAAAGACAGATTCAGACCGATCGTTATGAACTCATTTACGGTCATGTTTGGATTAATACCAATGATGATCGGTATCGGTGCGGCAACACAATTACGTATTTCTCTTTCGCTTGCTGTATTCGGTGGTTTAATCTCTTCAACATTTTTGACGTTGACGATTATTCCTGTTTTGTATACTTATATGGAGAAGTACTCAAGAAAAAAAAAGAATAGCACACAGATTTAA
- a CDS encoding efflux RND transporter permease subunit produces MKKIFYIFLTRPITTAMFFFSVVVVGIVSVLNLPIELSPNVEYPRLSVSVAWPGVSPEAVEAHLTSPIEAELSTIQGVKKISSTSSEGSAQISLEFHPSVDIEFARVEINEKLSSIKNNLPVGVLSPRVSQYIPKDLQNLQGFLTYSISSNRSSNDVRKYLTENVVMRLKNVDGVSEVEIRGGSDRLIEIEIDYDKSKSLGILNEEINNAISETEKIIPAGKLERNNNQVFVKINNEVVKPSLIGEQVVKILPNGNSIRIKDIARIIDDYEEQRSYYRINGKETVTLIIDKELGANTLSVAKSADEKLKVLSKEFPSDFIITKEVDRSKDISKDLDELYKDGLFSILIIFLVVLVIFRRIRYSLIILSSIFFSLLASFSLFYLFNLTLNIITFSCFVLGFGFIVDNSIVVLDYLDRHYEGRGERHLTVLVKEIFFPLFTSTITITAVFIPLIFLTGELQLYFQQFALGIGFTLFASLIVSFTVVPLLYLKTFHKRKVKEKNSEGWLYKIYRKIVSQIIKRKKLSIAFLILVIGFPVWLIPNRIETPVIGEAYNSIFDSETYQDIKPYVNYALGGVLNLFFNHVSRGELWKYGEETYIYVRLDLPNGNRIERINKLCKDLENEILAYKESFKTIIANVLDEETATLRIEFTLEQSNSAFPYMLKNYVTAYATRLGGVDSYVYGFGPGFSNAGGGSSSMFNVEVKGFNFERVRSLAESFRDIIKRNPRVDNIDIDKSMSYWSPETYELVGKIDRSQLAAYGISVQELFAIIAKNTSGNMNYSRFKILNESVNYRVKFSNYNDMQLDELKNLIVNEKGNERLKVSDLVTFEERKVLSSINRIDQQYVRYVSFEFKGPYKYGNKFLESSVASIKVPEGYSLKQSDYSYLFAQEDEINIWKVLGASLFIIFMVTAGFFESFKKPLIIITAVPYAIVGAIFLFWLTDNNIERGAYAGMLLLVGLSVSNSIVLVSYLSKNVIMSSEELISAAKNRLRAITSTTLTTFAALLPFILSDRATFWKNLSISIAGGIFISYIYISLFLLLIYKLVVLRKRKIWRK; encoded by the coding sequence TTGAAAAAAATATTTTACATATTTCTCACTCGTCCCATAACAACAGCGATGTTCTTTTTCAGTGTAGTTGTTGTTGGAATTGTATCCGTTCTTAATCTGCCGATTGAGTTAAGCCCCAATGTTGAATATCCTCGGTTATCTGTTTCTGTTGCTTGGCCCGGCGTTTCACCTGAAGCGGTCGAAGCACATCTAACATCTCCAATCGAAGCAGAGCTTTCAACAATTCAAGGAGTAAAGAAAATTTCCTCTACTTCGTCGGAGGGTTCGGCGCAAATCTCCTTAGAGTTCCATCCTTCTGTTGATATAGAATTTGCCCGTGTAGAAATAAATGAAAAACTCTCATCAATTAAAAATAATTTGCCGGTTGGAGTTTTATCACCTAGAGTATCCCAATACATACCCAAAGATCTTCAAAACTTGCAAGGTTTTTTAACTTATTCAATTTCCTCTAATAGATCATCAAACGATGTCCGCAAATACTTGACTGAAAATGTTGTGATGCGTTTAAAAAATGTTGACGGCGTTTCCGAAGTTGAGATAAGAGGCGGTTCAGATAGATTAATAGAGATAGAAATTGATTACGATAAATCCAAATCGCTTGGTATACTCAACGAAGAGATCAATAATGCAATTTCCGAGACTGAAAAAATAATTCCCGCAGGTAAACTGGAAAGAAATAACAATCAAGTATTTGTAAAGATAAACAATGAGGTGGTGAAGCCGTCATTAATAGGAGAGCAGGTTGTTAAAATTTTACCAAATGGAAATTCAATCCGTATAAAAGATATAGCAAGGATAATTGATGATTATGAAGAACAACGCTCTTATTATAGAATCAATGGGAAAGAAACCGTAACACTCATTATAGATAAAGAACTCGGTGCAAATACACTTAGCGTAGCAAAGTCTGCTGACGAGAAGCTAAAAGTACTCTCCAAAGAATTCCCTTCGGATTTTATCATCACAAAAGAAGTTGATAGAAGTAAAGATATTTCCAAAGATTTGGATGAACTATATAAAGACGGACTCTTCTCAATTCTTATTATCTTTCTTGTTGTATTGGTTATTTTTAGAAGAATTCGTTATTCCTTAATAATATTGTCATCAATTTTCTTCTCTTTGTTGGCTTCATTCTCTTTATTTTATCTATTCAATTTAACCCTTAACATAATCACGTTTTCATGTTTTGTTCTTGGTTTCGGTTTTATTGTAGATAATTCAATAGTTGTTCTAGATTATCTTGATAGACATTATGAGGGACGCGGTGAAAGACATTTAACTGTACTTGTCAAAGAAATTTTCTTTCCATTATTTACCTCTACAATTACAATTACGGCAGTCTTCATTCCATTAATTTTTCTAACAGGGGAACTTCAACTTTATTTCCAACAATTTGCTCTTGGAATCGGCTTTACTCTATTCGCTTCTTTAATAGTTTCTTTTACAGTTGTGCCGTTGTTATATCTCAAAACATTTCATAAAAGGAAAGTAAAAGAAAAAAATAGTGAAGGATGGTTATATAAAATTTACAGGAAGATCGTATCACAAATCATAAAAAGGAAAAAGTTGAGCATTGCATTTCTGATATTGGTCATCGGGTTTCCTGTTTGGCTAATTCCGAATAGAATTGAAACACCTGTAATTGGAGAAGCATATAATTCTATTTTTGATTCAGAGACTTATCAAGATATAAAACCGTATGTAAACTATGCATTGGGCGGTGTACTGAATTTGTTCTTTAATCATGTCTCACGCGGAGAACTTTGGAAGTATGGAGAAGAAACATACATTTATGTACGGCTCGATCTTCCGAACGGAAACAGAATTGAAAGAATAAATAAATTATGCAAAGATCTGGAAAATGAAATTCTTGCTTACAAGGAAAGTTTTAAAACAATTATAGCCAACGTACTTGATGAAGAAACCGCAACACTTAGAATTGAATTTACACTCGAACAATCAAATTCCGCATTTCCCTACATGCTGAAAAATTATGTTACCGCTTATGCAACACGTCTAGGTGGAGTTGATTCTTACGTTTACGGATTTGGCCCCGGTTTCTCAAATGCCGGCGGCGGGTCATCAAGCATGTTCAATGTTGAAGTGAAAGGATTTAATTTCGAACGAGTAAGATCACTTGCGGAATCATTCAGAGATATTATAAAAAGAAATCCGCGAGTTGATAATATTGATATAGACAAATCGATGTCTTACTGGTCGCCTGAAACATATGAATTAGTAGGGAAAATTGACCGTTCGCAATTGGCTGCATATGGAATTTCAGTTCAAGAACTATTTGCAATTATTGCTAAGAACACAAGTGGTAACATGAACTACAGCCGCTTCAAAATATTAAATGAATCTGTAAACTATCGTGTAAAATTTTCTAATTATAATGATATGCAACTAGATGAGCTTAAAAATCTGATTGTAAACGAAAAAGGGAATGAGAGACTAAAAGTAAGTGATCTTGTAACATTTGAAGAAAGAAAAGTACTTTCATCAATCAACCGGATCGACCAGCAGTATGTCCGTTACGTTAGTTTCGAGTTCAAAGGTCCGTATAAATATGGTAATAAGTTTTTGGAATCCTCCGTTGCATCCATAAAAGTGCCGGAAGGTTATTCGCTTAAACAATCAGACTATTCGTATCTTTTTGCTCAAGAAGATGAAATTAATATTTGGAAAGTATTAGGTGCTTCACTTTTCATAATTTTTATGGTTACTGCAGGATTTTTCGAATCATTTAAGAAACCTTTGATAATTATAACAGCGGTCCCCTATGCAATTGTCGGAGCTATCTTTCTTTTCTGGTTAACCGATAATAATATTGAACGAGGTGCTTATGCAGGAATGTTGCTGTTAGTTGGTTTATCTGTATCAAACTCAATTGTTCTTGTTAGCTATCTTTCAAAAAATGTTATTATGAGTTCGGAAGAATTAATAAGTGCGGCAAAGAATCGGCTTCGCGCAATAACATCCACGACATTAACAACATTTGCTGCCTTACTTCCTTTTATTTTGAGTGATCGTGCAACATTCTGGAAGAATTTAAGCATTAGCATAGCGGGAGGAATATTCATTTCATACATATATATCAGTCTATTTTTACTACTCATATATAAATTAGTTGTTCTTCGAAAAAGGAAAATCTGGCGCAAGTAG
- a CDS encoding GxxExxY protein: MEYLHKEITDKIIKAFYNVYNCLGYGFLEKVYENAISIELNAMNIKCEKQVPIDVFYKGKGVGEYFADIMVENKVIVELKSAEGIITEHEAQLLNYLKATEIEIGLLLNFGKTPQIKRQIFENKFKNQFQSV; encoded by the coding sequence ATGGAATATTTGCACAAAGAAATTACTGATAAAATTATCAAAGCATTTTATAATGTTTATAATTGTCTTGGTTATGGGTTTTTAGAAAAAGTTTATGAAAACGCCATTAGTATTGAATTAAATGCAATGAATATAAAATGCGAAAAACAAGTTCCAATTGATGTTTTTTATAAAGGAAAGGGAGTCGGTGAATATTTTGCAGATATAATGGTTGAAAATAAAGTAATTGTTGAATTAAAATCTGCGGAAGGAATTATAACTGAACATGAGGCACAATTATTAAATTATTTAAAAGCTACAGAAATAGAAATTGGATTATTATTAAATTTTGGAAAAACTCCACAGATCAAAAGGCAAATATTTGAAAACAAATTCAAAAATCAGTTTCAATCTGTTTAA